The DNA window CTATCCCCGGTGAGCCTTGTGTAGATCTCAATACAGGAGAAAACCCAATCTATATTCCTCGTATCGTTCCAAACATCAATCTTTTAGTTGGAAATATACCGCCTCCGCAATATGTAAATTTCCCACTTATAGAAATAGAATTTGTTAATGAAAGCTATCAACAAACATCCTTTCTTCCCCCTCAAACCTTTTGTTCCAGAACGTCTATACTTGGACAAGTCATTGCAAATATCCTTCAACATTTAAAAGATAAAGCAGCTTTTCTTTCTGAAAATTTACAAACAAACGCACCAACAGCACAACCTCTTATTCTGCAATACGAGGAGCTTTTAAAGATTATTGTGCGTCAAATTCCAATCCTCGATGATCTTCTGGGGACAAATATCACGCATCCTTATAGGTTATACCAGGCTTTATTATCCCTTGCCGGGGATCTTACCACCCTTAAACGTGGTCAAGTTGCGCCTCTTTTTACACCCTATCAACACAATTCTATTTTCCAGTCTTTTGACCAAGTCGTAAGTTTTGTCATCAGCATGATCGAAATTATTCAAGAAAACTATTCTGCCCTTCCTTTTGGTCAATGTGATCGTGTCTTTTCCATTGAATTACCGTCTCAAGTTTCAGATCCAACATTTCTTGTCTCTTTACGTGGAACCCCCACTTTTGGATCATCGGATCTTGTTGACTGGCTGGGAGGAACCATTATAGCATCTGAATCTTTCTTAAAAAATGTAAGGGATCGGCGTATCTTAGGATCAAGTCGCCAAGTCATCGAAAATGACTCAGACTTTGGAATATCCCCACCCCAAAATGGTCTTCTTGTCACAATTACAAATGATCCAGAATTCATAAAATCAGGCGAACCCCTGTGTCTTATAAATCTTATGGATTCACCTGAAACAAGACCTCAAGGAATTATTCTTTATACGAAGAAAACTTAAAAAGAGCTTAAAAATGTTACCAAGCAACTTAAAAAACTCGTTTATTTTAAAAAACTTTACACAGTTTTTTCAGCAAATTGTTGCTGAAAAAACAATCGCTCTTGAAGGAATATCTATTTCTGACACCAAAAATGAAAAAAGCCACAAAGACATCCTATATAATTTTGTAGCCACCATTTCAAAAAATATTTCCAGCCTTTTGGAAGCACAAGAATTTACAGTCTCTCATGAAGGGGGAGATTTTTTAATGGCCTATTATCAAGAAGCTCTCTATATCATGGCTGCCTTAGCAGACGAAATATTTTTAAATCTTAATTGGGTTGGTCAAAGTGTTTGGGATATGTTTCTCATTGAACAAAAAATTTTTAAAACACAAATTGCTGGAGATAAGTTTTTTGAAAATTTAGATGCCTATCTTTTAAATAGAGATCCTTTAAAAATTGATTTAGGAGCTTTGTATTATTTTGCTTTAGCATTAGGATTTCAAGGAAAATATAGAGGAACAGATAATCAACAAATTTTAAAAAATTATATGGATAATCTATTTTTATTTGTTGTTCGAAAGGAACCTGATTTTCAAACTTCCACATATTTATTATTTCCAGAAGCTTACGGATATACACTTGACGAAGGTCTCATTCATAATCTTCCAAATCCCAGAATTTGGTATGGTGCTTTTGTGGGACTTGTTTTTGGCATGGGACTCATTGCATCTATTCTTTGGTATGTAGATACATCAAATACCTATCAAATCATACAAAAAATTATGAGTCAAAAAAGTCATCACATGAAAGTTTCCTAACGAAATGAATACAATTTTTGATATTGAAATGATTCTTAGCGCCATTGAGCCATATCTTCCCTATATGGTAACAAGTTTTCTTTTTACGGCGCTTTCTGTAATTGGTGTTTTAACCTACATTGTTCTTAAAAGTTTAAAAAGCTCTTCCCCTTCTTCTGCGCCTTCTTCTACATCTCAGCCTGTTTCAAAAGAAAAGGACATGATCTTTAAAAGCAGTAAATTTACTGAATTTATTGCGCTTTTTGGGTATTTACCAATTACACCTTTAGGAAAATCTTTTGTAAATGCCTTGCAAGTTTTGCGTAAAAATATTGGGGGCTCCGATTATAAATATAAACTTCCATGGTTCCTCCTCATCGGCCCTGAAAATTCTGGAAAAACGACTTTTATTCAAAATGCAAACCTTCCTCTGCCACTTGGAAAGCCATTCCTTTTAAAAGAGGGAGAGGAGGCTGGGTGTTCCTGGTCTTTTTTTGATCAAGGCGTTGTACTTGATATCTCAGGAAGTTATTTGATTGAAGAAAAAACAACTCAGTCTAATAATCAAAACTGGATTCGTTTGTTTAGGCTTCTTTCTCACTTCCGTGTAAAACGCCCGCTTGACGGTCTTATTTTAACAATTCCAGCAACTGAATTATGGAACAATTCAAATCTAGATGTAGATTCTCTGCTTGAAAGATCTAATACAATCTACCAAAAACTATCTCTTATAGAAAATAAGTTAGGCCTTAATATTCCAATTTATGTTGTCATTACAAAGTGCGACCTCATCCCAGGTTTTAAAAATTTTACAAGCTCCCTTTCTTCTTCTCAAAAAGCTCAAATATTTGGATGGTCTTCACCTTATGACCCTCTTGAAAATTTTCAAGGGGAATGGGTAGAGGAAGCATTTGAAGATATGATGGCGTCTTTAACATTGAATCAACTTGAAATTTTTACTTTAAATATTGATGACTCGCTTAAGGATGGAGTTATCTTATTCCCTCAAAATTTTCAGAAACTTCAAGAAACATTACAATTATATTTAACAAGTATTTTTAAAAATGTTGGATATCGAGAAGCTTTTTTTTGCCGAGGGATTTATTTTACAGGAGATACTTCTTGGCAACCTGAAGATGTGGAAAATGACACAGCTCTTGCGAATTTAGAGGGCAGACAGCCTCTGAATGCTTATAATATGATAAATGACCGAAAAGTTGCCTTTGTTACGCAACTTCTTGAAGATAAAATTTTCCCTGAATATATACTTGCAACCCCCGGGCAAAGACGCATTATTGCTTCGAGTAGAGCCATTAATGTTATGCGCGTTGTTACTTTTTTAACTTTTTTAATGCTCAGTTATGGGATCTGGAGAGATCATGAAAACCTTCATAAAACGATCTTTGATCTCAATCCCCTCTTACAGAAAATTTTCGTTGATCTTGAAGAGAAAAAAGAATTTTTAAACACTCAAAAAGATTCAGAAAATGTTGAATTTTTTAGCGATAGAGCTAAAACGCTCCTTTTATTAATGTCAAAACTTGAGCATACAAAATTCTTCTTTTATACCCTCCCACCCTCTTGGACAGGCTTCTTTTACAATAGTATTGAAAAAGTACTCTCTTTTTCAAATGAAGAGATATTTCTATACGCTATTGGACGCAAACTTGTGGATAAAGCAAATGAAATTATTAAAAACCCCGTTGCAAGTTACACAGGAAATTCAGAACTCGTAAATAACCCCATAGATCCCCTTCAAACCTCTGAATTCTTTAATTTAAATAATTATGTTGTAAGTCTTCGCGAACTTGAAAAATACATAAACTTTTACAATAATCTCCCCAATGATCCTAATACCCAACATATAAGCGACCTGGTTTTTTATCTTTTTGGATTTAATCTCCCAAAGATAGCTTACGGAAAAGGAGAATTTTATAAACGTTCTTTTTTAAAAATAAAAGAAAATCCTATCGACCTTTCTTCTTATAAAGTAGAAGCTCAAGAAAAATTAAAATCTCTCTTTAAGTTATTTTTATTTTCTATTTTTGAAAAAAATCTTACCAATTACCATCTTTTGACGCTTTCAGAAGCATTTAAAATCTTTGAATTACCTTCAACCGGTCAAGTCCCTTTTAGACATGATCTTGATGATATTTTAACCAAAATGAATACTCTTATTTCTCTTCTCGATAATCCTCATCTTGAATGGCTAAATTTTGATTCTTTTGATCCAGGAGAAACCTATAATCAAATCATTGGGATGATTTAT is part of the Pseudomonadota bacterium genome and encodes:
- the tssK gene encoding type VI secretion system baseplate subunit TssK → MQSLKHAFDAIQWYEGMLIAPQHFQQHSVRYESLMCRYLRAAQPFFWGISAFTIDRVLLVSGKLSILELDAILPDGTVLTVTEENNYIPQIDLTVYNDEFRKGPLMIYLGVPFVNPNGSNLTGDFPRYLSIPGEPCVDLNTGENPIYIPRIVPNINLLVGNIPPPQYVNFPLIEIEFVNESYQQTSFLPPQTFCSRTSILGQVIANILQHLKDKAAFLSENLQTNAPTAQPLILQYEELLKIIVRQIPILDDLLGTNITHPYRLYQALLSLAGDLTTLKRGQVAPLFTPYQHNSIFQSFDQVVSFVISMIEIIQENYSALPFGQCDRVFSIELPSQVSDPTFLVSLRGTPTFGSSDLVDWLGGTIIASESFLKNVRDRRILGSSRQVIENDSDFGISPPQNGLLVTITNDPEFIKSGEPLCLINLMDSPETRPQGIILYTKKT
- a CDS encoding DotU family type IV/VI secretion system protein, which gives rise to MLPSNLKNSFILKNFTQFFQQIVAEKTIALEGISISDTKNEKSHKDILYNFVATISKNISSLLEAQEFTVSHEGGDFLMAYYQEALYIMAALADEIFLNLNWVGQSVWDMFLIEQKIFKTQIAGDKFFENLDAYLLNRDPLKIDLGALYYFALALGFQGKYRGTDNQQILKNYMDNLFLFVVRKEPDFQTSTYLLFPEAYGYTLDEGLIHNLPNPRIWYGAFVGLVFGMGLIASILWYVDTSNTYQIIQKIMSQKSHHMKVS